Genomic DNA from Blattabacterium cuenoti:
TGAACTTTTTGATATTACAGAAAATAAACGTAAAGAAAAAGAAGAATATATTAAAGAAGAAGAAATATAAAAAACTTCTATTTTATAATTATTTATAATGATAAAAAAAATTTTACTTTTAGATAAAAATCATTTATTTATTTCTTATAAATTAAGAAAAAAAGGATTTATTTATGATGAAAAAAATATTAATTTTTTAGAAATTATAATTAGAAATTTAACAATAAGTAAAAAATTTATTGAAAAAGCTATAAATTTTATATTTATAGCTAGAATAGGTTAAGGAATTAAAAATATTAATAAAAATTATATATATAAAAAAAAATAAAAATAATTAATAAACATCTTTTAAATATCTTTTATTTATTTTCATATTAATCATAAACGATATTGGATCTTCTTTTCCTACTTTTTCTATTATACGATTTATAGTATTTTCTACATCTACACTCATCGGCGTTTTTTTACCACATATATAAATATATGCTCCATTTTTTATCCAATAAAAAAATTCTTCTTTATTTTCCCATATTTTATCTTGAACATATATTTTCTTTTCTTGATCTCTAGAAAAAGAAATACTTGCATTATATAAAACTCCATTTTTTATCCATTTTTCTATTTCATTTTTGTATAGAAAATCAAAATTATAATTTTGATCTCCAAAAAATAACCAATTTTTTCCAGAAGCTTTTACATATTCTCTTTCATATAAAAAAGATCTAAACGGAGCTATTCCTGTTCCTGGTCCTATCATAATAATATTTGAATTATTGTTAGGAAGCTTAAATAATTTATTTCTATGAATGAAAAAAGATATTTTATCTCCTTTTTTCAAATTAATTAGAAAATTAGAACAATGCCCATATTTTATTTTATTTTTTTGTAATTCTATTTTTTTTTGAACAAGTAATACAGTTATATGAATTTCATTAATATGTTTCTTAGGAGAAGAAGATATAGAATATAACCTAGGAGTTATAGATTCCATAATATTTATTAGATTTTTTAATAAAGACAAGTTTTTGTTATTATGAAATTTTTTTAAAAGATCTATAATATCCCAATTTTTTTTATAAAATATTTTTTTTTTATCTATTTTAAATAATTGTGAATAATTATTTAAAAATTTTTCAGATAAATTATAAATTTTTTTATTTTTCTTCAATGAATAAAAAATAGAATTATATTTATTAATATCATTCAAATTGAATATACTCATTATTTTTTTTATATCTTCAAAATTATTTTCTGGATATATTCCAATAGAATCTCCAGGAAGATATTCTTTATTAGAAATATTATATATTTCTATATGATGAATTTTTCTATTTTTATTTTTATTTAAAATTTTATTATTTAATATAATTCCATTTTCTATATTTTTTTTACTATTTTCTATATTTTTTTTACTATTTTCTATATTTTTTTTACTATTTTCTATATTTTTTTTACTATTTTCTATATTTTTTTTAAAAAAATATATGATATTATTAATCCAATATTCTGATTTTTTTTTATAATCTGTATCACATTTATATAAATCTAAAATTTTAGTAGAACCTAAATATTCAAGACGTTTATCTACATCTTCTCCAGCTTTACAAAAATTAACATAAGATTTATCTCCTAAAGCTAATACACTATATCTAAGTTTATTTAATTCAATATTTTTATTATGAATAAAATAAAAAAAATCTTTTCCCGAAGAAGGAGGGTCTCCATCCCCATAAGTACTCATTATTATCAATAAATAACTTTCTCTCTCTAATTCAAATAAACAATAATCATTTAAATCAAATAATCTTATGTTTAATTTTTCTTTTTTCATTTTATTAAACATATAAAATGCTAAATTTTCAGCATTTCCAGTTTCACTACTATAAACTAATGTAATTATATTCTTTTCTATTTTATTTTCTAAATTTAAAAAATTACATAAAAATCCAGATATATATCCATACATCCATATAATATCTTCTTTAGAAGATTTTTTTATTAAATCAATAAATATTTTATTATTGGTTAACATGATTATTATTTTAATTTTTTTAACAAAATAAATTATCTACTGATATATATCTTTCTCCAGTATCATAATTTATTGTTAATATAATTGATTCTTTAGGAAATTTATCAATATTATTATTTATAGCAGATAAAGATGCTCCTGTAGATATTCCAACTAATATTCCTTCTTTTTTTGCAATTTTTTTCATAAAATTAAATGCTTCTTCTTTAGAAACTAAAAAAGTTCCATTTAACAATTTTTTATTTAAAATAGATGGAATAAATCCAGCACCTAATCCTTGTAAATTATGAGGAGTTGATTTTCCTCCAAATATTACTGGAGATTCTATTGGTTCTACAGAAAATATTTTTATTTTTGAAAATTTTTTTCTTAATACTTCTCCTATACCTGTAATATGACCACCAGTTCCAACTCCAGTAATAAAATAATCTATTCCATTAGGAAATGAATATAAAATTTCTTGTGCAGTAGTTTTTTTATGAATATCTGGATTTGATATATTATCAAATTGTTTAGGCATCCATGAATTAGGAATTATATCAACTAATTCATTTGCTTTTTCAATAGAACCTTTCATTCCTTTTTCTCTTGGTGTAAGAACAAATTTTGCTCCAAAAATAGAAAATAATTTTCGTCTTTCCATACTCATAGATTCTGGCATTACTAAAATAAGTCTATAACCTTTTACAGCAGAAACTATAGCCAATCCTACCCCTGTATTTCCAGATGTTGGTTCTATTATAATATCACCTTTATTTATTATTCCTTTATTTTCTGCATCATTTATCATAGATAAAGCTATTCTATCTTTTATACTTCCTCCTGGATTATTTCTTTCTAATTTCATCCATATATTTCTTCCAGGAAATAAACGATTAAGATGAATATGAGGAGTATTTCCAATAGTTTCTAGAATATTTTTTACTTTCATCATTAAATTAAATTTTTTTTTATATATTAAAATCGATAGAATTAATAAAAGAATTATTATTTCTCATTTTTATTTCATTTTTTTGATAAACTATAGAATATGGAGGAACACTTCTAGTTATCCATACATTTCCACCTAAAATGCTATCATGTCCTATTATTGTATTACCACCAAGAATAGTAGCTCCAGCATAAATAGTAACTTTATCTTCTATAGTAGGATGACGTTTAATATTAGATAATTTTTTATCTACATAAATAGCTCCAAGAGTTACTCCTTGATATATTTTAACTCTATTTCCTATATTAGTACTGGATCCTACTACAATTCCAGTTCCATGATCTATTGAAAAAGCTTTTCCTATTTTTGCAGCAGCATGAATATCTACTCCTGTTTTACTATGAGCATATTCAGTAATTAATCTAGGAATTATTGGAATTTTTTGAATCCAAAGTTGATGAGCTATTCTATACAATGCAGTAGCAAAAAATCCTGGATAAGTTAAAAATATTTCTTCTATTGAATTTGCAGCTGGATCAGAATTTAATATTGCATTAGCATCTATTAACAGCATATGATATATATTTGGTATTTGATTAAAAAATACTGTAGAAAGAATTTCTGAATTTTTTTTTGATAAACTTAATTCTATAAAAATTGAACATAAAGTTTTATATAAAACTTTATAATTTTCTTTAAAAATTATTTCATTTTTTAATAAAGATGAATCTGGAGTAAATAATAAATGAAATAATTTTTCTACAAAAAGTTTTGATTTATTTTTGTTAGGAAATTTTTTATTTTTTTTGTTATTTTCTTCAAAAATGGTTTTCGGAAATTTTAAATTAATCATAATTTACAAAATTCAATCATATTAAATTTCATTAAGTTATTTAAAGTAAATAAATTTTATAAAATTAAAAATATATATTATGAAAATAAAAGTAAAAAATCCTATTGTAGAAATAAATGGAGATGAAATGGCTAGAGTTATATGGAAGTATATAAAAAAATATTTTATATTTCCTTATTTAGATATTGAAATTAAATATTTTGATTTAGGAATAAAAAATAGAGATAAAACAAATGATCAAATTACAATAGATGCAGCATATGCTATAAAAAAATATAATGTAGGAATAAAATGTGCAACAATAACTCCAGATAAAAAAAGAGTTAAAGAATTTAATCTAAAAAAAATGTGGAAATCTCCAAATGGAACAATTCGAAATATTATAAATGGTACTGTGTTTAGAGAACCTATAATAATAAAAAATATTACTAAATTTATTCCAGGATGGAAAAAATCAATATGTATTGCCAGACATGCTTATGCAGATCAATATAATGCTATTGATTTTCCTATTGAAGAAAAAGGAACTTTATATATTACATTTATACCAGACAAAAATATAAATGATTCAAAAAAATTTAAAATTTTTCATTTTGAAAATAAAGGAATTGCTATGGGAATGTATAATACAGATGAATCTATATGTAAATTTGCTCATTCTTGTTTTAATTATTCTATACATAAAAAATATCCACTTTTTCTTTCTACAAAGAATACAATTCTAAAATCATATGATGGTAAATACGTAGATATATTTCATAATTTATATAAAAATGAATATAAATCTAAATTTGAAAATATTAATATAAAATATGAACATTATTTAATAGATGATATGATTGCTAAAGTAATTAAATCAAATGGAGGGTTTATATGGGCGTGTAAAAATTATGATGGAGATATACAATCAGATTGTATTGCTCAAGGATTTGGTTCATTAGGAATGATGACCTCTATTTTACTAACTTCAGATGGAAAAACATTAGAATCTGAAGCAGCTCATGGAACAATAACTAGACATTATAAATTATATAAAAAAGGATTATCTACATCAACAAATCCAATAGCGTTATTATTTTCTTGGATTATAGGACTTAAACATAGAGCTTTTTTAGATAAAAATCTAGAACTAGAAATTTTTTCTAAAAAACTTGAAAAATCTTGTATAAATTTTATAGAAAAAGGAAATTTAACTAAAGATTTATTTTTTTCTATTAATAGAAAAACTGAAAATGATATTAATACAAATTTTTTGGATACAAAAACTTTTATTAAAAAATTAAGTTTTTTATTTAAAAATGAAATTAAAAAAAAATAAATATATTTATCAATATTTATATTTTTTCATAATTTTTTTTGTAATATTCTTTTTTCTTATTTTTCCTAAAAAATTTTCTTCAAAATTTTTTATAAAAAAAATTATTTTTGGTTTTAAATATTTTTTTTCTCCTTTAAATAAACGTTCTGGAATTTTTATTTTAAAAAAAGATCCTTCTATAATTAAAATTATTTTTTCTCCTATAATTTTATCTGGAATAGAAGATATAAAAAATCTTTTATTATAAGGAATAAAATTACTTATAATATTTTCTAATTGTTCAGGAATTACTTTTATTCCTCCAGTATTAATAATATTATCGTATCTTCCTATCCATTTAAATGTATTATTATTTTTTAAATGTACAATATCATTTGTTTTAATAAAAATATTATTCATTTTAGGAAAATTTACTATTAAACAATTTCTTTTATCTATTTTAATATTTATATTTTTTAATAATCTAAAATAATAATTATCAATATTATTGTTTATTTTACATAATGCTATATGTCCATAAGTTTCTGTCATTCCATATGTAGCATAAAAATTTGTTGATGATATATTTTTTAGTTTGTTTATCAAATAATTTGATATAGAATATCCTCCTATTAAAATATTTTTAATTTTTTTTAAATATTTTATACTAAAAAAAACTTGCATAGGAATCATTGATGCAATATCAAAATTATATATTTTTATATTTTTTAATGGATTATATGATGGAGGAATACATAAAATTTTCCATTTAAATATCATAGAACGAATCAAAAACATTTTTGATGCTATAAAATTTGGAGATAAACATAATAATCCTATAATATTTTTTTTATTTAATTTTAAATATTTTACAGATTCTATAGCTCTTTGAATTATATATTTTTTTTTTAAAAATATTTTTTTACAATTTCCTGTTGTTCCAGAAGTTTTAATTTCTATTACAGAATTATTATCATTCCAATCATTCAAAAAAGATTTAATAGAATTACTCCATATAGAATCATTCTTTGGAAATATAATTTTTTTATTAGAAAAATCTATCCACATTTTTATAAAAATTATTTATTATTTTTTTTATACCAAAGAAATCCATTTTTAGAATTAATACTAATATTAGTAATAGATATATTATTTTTATAAATATTTTTTGTATTTAATCCATGAAAATAAGAATTATATTTTTTATATTTATTATTCATAATAAAAGTCCATTGAGAAATAATATTAATTCCTATATTACTTTCTAAAGATGAACTAACCCCCCATTTAATTCCTCTTTTACAAGCTTCTGATATCCATTCTTCAGATTCATAAAAACCTCCATTAGCACTAGGCCTAATAATTAAAAATTTTGGTTTTATAAAATCTAGTATTTTTCTTTTTTTTTTTAAATTATTAATACCTATTATTTCTTCATCTAATGCTATAGGAATAGGAGATATTTTACATATTTCAGCCATATTTTTCCATTTCCCTGGTAATATTGGTTGTTCTAAATAATATATAGATTTTATTATTTTAATTTTATTTATAAAAAATAAATATTCATTAATATTATTAAAACATCCATTAGCATCTAATCGTATTTGTAATTTTGGATATTTGTATCCTATTTTTTTTATAATAAAACTTTGATAATCAATATCATTTTTACTAATTTTTATTTTTATAGATTTAAATCCATAAAAAATCTTTTTTTTTATTTTATTATATAAAATTTTTTTTTTATTTTCTTTCCATATATTTAACCATAATAAATCATTTATTGGCAACCCCTTTATTCCTTTAGTAAATTCAGATTTATATAATATTGGAAATTTTCCTTTTTTTAAAAATAAAAAAGCTTGTTCTAAAGCAAATAAAATAGAAGGATTAGATATATTATTTATATAAAAATTATATGTAATATTTCTATTATTTAATTTTAATAAATTATTAATTTCATGTTTAATTTTGTATGAATTTATTATAAATTTTTTATTATTTAATATAATTGAATTATATTCTCCTACACCTATTCTTTTATATTTATCTATAATAAAAATAATCCATATTATATTTTTTTTAAAAAATTTTTGAGAATTATACAAATTTTTTCTAAAAAATAAAATTTTTTTTTTAAAAAAAAATTTAACATAAAAAATTATTTAAATATTTATAGATTCACCTGTATTTAATAAAATCAATCTTTTTCCATTATTATAGAACATTTCAATAGATTTTTTTTTATCAATTTTAATATTTTCAAAAGTATTATAATGAACACCTAAAATATTATCACATTTTAATAATTCAGACGCAATAATAGCATCTTCAACACCCATTGTATAAGTTCCTCCTATTGAAAGAACAGACAAGTCTATTTTTCCATATTTTGGAATTAATTTCATATCATATGTAACAGAAGTATCTCCTGATAGATATATATTTTTTTCTTTAGTATGTAATAAAAATCCACCTGGATTACCTCCATAAGTACCATTTAAAAAAGAACTAGAATGAATAGCAATTACATATTTTAATAATCCAAATGGAAATTCAATAAAAGATCCATAATTTATTCCATATGTTTTTATTCCTTTTTTTTCAAAAAAAGAAGATATCTCATAATTAGATATTAATAATATATCTGGATTTTTTTTATAAAAAAAGTTAACATCATCTACATGATCATAATGTGCATGTGTTAATAATATATAATTAATTTTATTATTTATATATTTTGATATTATATTATTATATAATAATTTTTTATCATAAAAAAATGGATCTATTATTAATTTATATTTATTTATTTCTAATAAATATGTACTATGATATAAAAAAGTTAATTTCATAAAAATTTAATTTATATTCCTATAATTAATCCATATATAAAAATAATTAAAACTAATTTTTTTAGTTCTAATGTAAATAAACTATTTTTATTTTTATTATTAAATAATAAATATATATTTATAATATGTTTAATTGTAAATAATAAAATTATATTTAATAAAATAAATTGATAATTTTTCTTTTTATTAATAAAAAGAAAAATATAACCTAAAGTTATTGCTGTTAATATAATTATTGTATGATATAATTTTATATATTTTGGTCCTAAATATGTAGCCAATGTTTTCTTTTTACATAAAAGATCATAATCCATATCTCTCATATTATTTATATTTAAAACTGATGCATTAAATAATCCTATGGATAAAGATAAAAATATTATATCTACTGTTGGAAATAAATGAGTATATAAAAAATAACTAAATATAATAGGAACAAATCCAAAAAATATTAATACTAATAAATCACTAATTCCTATAATATATCCATAATTTATTCCTAATGAATAAGATATAGATGTATATATACATAAAATTAATCCTAATAAATAAATAAATGAATATAAATTATTTAAAGATGTCAATAATATTGATACATATATAAGCATAATTCCAGATAAAAAAGATAATATAGATAATATATAAATTGAATATTTTATATGAACATCAGATATTAATCCAGAACTAATAACTTTTTTTCTTATAAAAAACAATCTATCTAATCCTTTTTTATTATCTCCATAATCATTTGAAATATTTGATAATATTTGTAATAAAACAGCTGTTATTATACATAGTATATATATATAAATAATTTTATCATTAAAATAAACTTTATTATATATATGTAAAAATATTGATGTTAATCCTGATAAAGATAATGGAATTGTATGTATTCTAGATAAATATATCCAATATTTTAATTTCATAAAAATTTTTTAAATTTTTTAAAATTTGGATCTCTTTTTTCTAAAAAAGCTTTTTTTCCTTCTTGTGATTCTTCCATTAAATAAAACATTAAAGTAGCATCTCCAGCTAATTGCATTAGTCCGTGTTGACCATCTAATTCAGCATTTAAACACCTTTTAATTAATCTTAAACACATTGGACTTCTTTTCTGTATTATTTTACACCATTTTATTGTTTCATTTTCTAATTCATTTATATCTACTATTTTATTAATTAATCCCATATCTAAAGCTTCTTTTGCATTATATTTTTTACATAAAAACCAAATTTCTCTTGCTTTTTTTTGCCCTACATTACGAGCTAAATAAGAACTTCCAAAACCACCATCAAAAGATCCAACTTTTGGTCCTACTTGACTAAATATAGCATTATTAGATGCTATAGTTAAATCACAAACAACATGTAATACATGTCCACCTCCAACAGAAAATCCATTAACCATAGCTATAACTGGTTTAGGTAATTCTCGTATTTTTTTATAAAAATTTAATATATTTAATCTTGGCTGACCATCTTCTCCTAAATATCCTCCTGGACCTCTAGTTCTTTGATCACCTCCTGAACAAAAATATTTATTTCCATTTCCTGTTATAATTAAAACATCAATATCTGTTCTATTTCCACATATTTCAATGGCATTTATCATTTCTTCTACTGTTTTTACACGAAATGCATTACAATATCTTGGTCTATTAATTTCTATCTTAGCAATTCCATTACAAATAAAAAATAAAATATCTTTATAATTTTTTATTGTAATCCAATCTATTAATTGATTCATAATATGAATTAAATATTTAATTAATTTTATTAAAATAAACAAAAATTTTTTATATTAATATATTAATGTTTAGAAATATATTAGCAATTTTTTTAGGTATATTTATTAGTTATTTAGAATTAATAATTTTATTTATAGAAATGAGAAAAAAATTATATTTAAATATTGAACTAAAAAATATTAAAATAATTTTATCAGAATATTTTAACAAATTTTTACTTATAATAATTATATATTATATAATTGGACTTTTTTCTAGTGAAATAATAACAGCTTTTATTGTAAAAAAAGCAAAAAAAGCATATTCAATTTTAACTGGATTTATTTTTTCTATAAATACTTTATTACTTATAATATTTAATCCATTTCCATTATGGTTTAAAATAATCATGATTCCAATATGTTTTGTTTTACCTTACTCTGTTGGAAATTTAGTTGAATTTTTAATAAAAAAAATTAATATATAAATATATTATTATTTTATAATATCAAATATATAAATCCAGATATATATCCAATTAAAGCTATCCAACTAATTTTTTTCAAATACCAAATAAAATCTATTTTTTCTAATCCCATTGCTGCTACTCCAGCAGCAGATCCTATTAATAATAAACTACCTCCAGTTCCAGAAACATAAGCTATATAATGCCAAATATCATGATCAATAAAATAAGAATAAGAAAACATAGATATAGTTGCAGCAACAAGAGGTATATTATCTATCATAGATGAAATAAGACCAAATATAAAAGAAGTTATTTTCCATTCATATATTACATTATTTATCCAATTAGAAAAATTATATAATATACCTAATGATTCCATAGAAGAAATAGACAATAATATTCCAAAAAAAAATAAAATACCAGAAAGATCTAATTTTTTTAAAATATCATCTATACAATCATTAAATTTTTTTCCATGTTTAATTAAGCATATACATAAAAGTACTCCCAAAGAAAACATCATTCCCATATATGGAGGAATTCCTATGATAATTTTGTATATTGGAACAAGTATCATTAATAATGATCCAATTTTTAGCATAAAAAAACCTTCTTTAATATTATTAATTGATAATTTATTTTTTTTAAAATAAATATTACCATTAAAAATAGGATAATTAGATATTATACATGTAGAAACAATCATACATATTAAAGATGGAATAAAAACTTTTTTTAATAAATAAAAAATAGTAACTTTTTTAGATATCCATAACATAGTTGTTGTTATATCTCCAATTGGAGACCATACACCTCCAGAATTAGCAGATATTATAATTAATCCCAAATAGTATAAACGTTCTTTGTAATTTGGTATTGTTTTTCTTAATAAAGATATTAAGACTATACTTGCTGTAAGATTATCTATTATTGCTGATAATAAAAAAGATGTAATACTTAATTTCCATAAAAATTTTCGTTTTGTATCAGTATAGAATAATTCTTTTAATGCTTCAAATGCAAAAAATTCATCAAGAATAGAAATAATTAACATTGCTCCAATTAAAAAAAATATTATTTCAGATGTTTTTCCTAAATATAATAATAATAAATTATTAGGATCTTTTCTTATTAAATATTGACTTAATTCATATACTGGAAGATTTAAATATATTATTAATGACCAACATATAATAGCCATTAAAATAGATGGGATAATTTTATTTATTGAAATAATATTTCCAAATATAATAAACAAATATCCAATAAAGAATATTAAAACTACCATTTGGATTATTTTATTATAAAATTAATTAAATAATTAAATTATTTATTGAATCCATGATGGACAAATAGAATTTTTTCCAATTAATTCTTCAATACGTAATAATTCATTATATTTTGAATTACGTTCAGATCTACATATTGATCCAGTTTTTATTTGTTTTATATTAAATGCAACTGATAAATTTGATATAAAAGAATCTTCTGTATCTCCAGAACGATGTGATATTATATTTTGATATTTATTATTTTTTGCAAAATTAATAGTTTCAATAGTTTCAGTTAAAGTTCCTACTTGATTAAGTTTAATTAGAATAGAATTAGCTATTCTTCTTTCTATACCATATTTTAATTTATCAACTTGAGTTACAAACAAATCATCTCCAACTAATTGTACTTGATCTCCTATTTCATTAGTTAAAATTTTCCATCCTTTCCAATCATTTTGAGCCATTCCATCTTCAATAGATATAATAGGATATTTATTAATTAAAAAAGATAAATATTGTGCATGATCTTCTCTTGATTTTATAGAAGATATTTCTGTATTTTTCTCAAATTTAGAATAATCATATTTATCTTTATCATAAAATTCAGATGAAGCAC
This window encodes:
- a CDS encoding NADP-dependent isocitrate dehydrogenase, producing the protein MKIKVKNPIVEINGDEMARVIWKYIKKYFIFPYLDIEIKYFDLGIKNRDKTNDQITIDAAYAIKKYNVGIKCATITPDKKRVKEFNLKKMWKSPNGTIRNIINGTVFREPIIIKNITKFIPGWKKSICIARHAYADQYNAIDFPIEEKGTLYITFIPDKNINDSKKFKIFHFENKGIAMGMYNTDESICKFAHSCFNYSIHKKYPLFLSTKNTILKSYDGKYVDIFHNLYKNEYKSKFENINIKYEHYLIDDMIAKVIKSNGGFIWACKNYDGDIQSDCIAQGFGSLGMMTSILLTSDGKTLESEAAHGTITRHYKLYKKGLSTSTNPIALLFSWIIGLKHRAFLDKNLELEIFSKKLEKSCINFIEKGNLTKDLFFSINRKTENDINTNFLDTKTFIKKLSFLFKNEIKKK
- a CDS encoding serine O-acetyltransferase; this encodes MINLKFPKTIFEENNKKNKKFPNKNKSKLFVEKLFHLLFTPDSSLLKNEIIFKENYKVLYKTLCSIFIELSLSKKNSEILSTVFFNQIPNIYHMLLIDANAILNSDPAANSIEEIFLTYPGFFATALYRIAHQLWIQKIPIIPRLITEYAHSKTGVDIHAAAKIGKAFSIDHGTGIVVGSSTNIGNRVKIYQGVTLGAIYVDKKLSNIKRHPTIEDKVTIYAGATILGGNTIIGHDSILGGNVWITRSVPPYSIVYQKNEIKMRNNNSFINSIDFNI
- a CDS encoding diflavin oxidoreductase, whose amino-acid sequence is MLTNNKIFIDLIKKSSKEDIIWMYGYISGFLCNFLNLENKIEKNIITLVYSSETGNAENLAFYMFNKMKKEKLNIRLFDLNDYCLFELERESYLLIIMSTYGDGDPPSSGKDFFYFIHNKNIELNKLRYSVLALGDKSYVNFCKAGEDVDKRLEYLGSTKILDLYKCDTDYKKKSEYWINNIIYFFKKNIENSKKNIENSKKNIENSKKNIENSKKNIENGIILNNKILNKNKNRKIHHIEIYNISNKEYLPGDSIGIYPENNFEDIKKIMSIFNLNDINKYNSIFYSLKKNKKIYNLSEKFLNNYSQLFKIDKKKIFYKKNWDIIDLLKKFHNNKNLSLLKNLINIMESITPRLYSISSSPKKHINEIHITVLLVQKKIELQKNKIKYGHCSNFLINLKKGDKISFFIHRNKLFKLPNNNSNIIMIGPGTGIAPFRSFLYEREYVKASGKNWLFFGDQNYNFDFLYKNEIEKWIKNGVLYNASISFSRDQEKKIYVQDKIWENKEEFFYWIKNGAYIYICGKKTPMSVDVENTINRIIEKVGKEDPISFMINMKINKRYLKDVY
- the cysK gene encoding cysteine synthase A, which gives rise to MKVKNILETIGNTPHIHLNRLFPGRNIWMKLERNNPGGSIKDRIALSMINDAENKGIINKGDIIIEPTSGNTGVGLAIVSAVKGYRLILVMPESMSMERRKLFSIFGAKFVLTPREKGMKGSIEKANELVDIIPNSWMPKQFDNISNPDIHKKTTAQEILYSFPNGIDYFITGVGTGGHITGIGEVLRKKFSKIKIFSVEPIESPVIFGGKSTPHNLQGLGAGFIPSILNKKLLNGTFLVSKEEAFNFMKKIAKKEGILVGISTGASLSAINNNIDKFPKESIILTINYDTGERYISVDNLFC
- the menA gene encoding 1,4-dihydroxy-2-naphthoate octaprenyltransferase; this translates as MKLKYWIYLSRIHTIPLSLSGLTSIFLHIYNKVYFNDKIIYIYILCIITAVLLQILSNISNDYGDNKKGLDRLFFIRKKVISSGLISDVHIKYSIYILSILSFLSGIMLIYVSILLTSLNNLYSFIYLLGLILCIYTSISYSLGINYGYIIGISDLLVLIFFGFVPIIFSYFLYTHLFPTVDIIFLSLSIGLFNASVLNINNMRDMDYDLLCKKKTLATYLGPKYIKLYHTIIILTAITLGYIFLFINKKKNYQFILLNIILLFTIKHIINIYLLFNNKNKNSLFTLELKKLVLIIFIYGLIIGI
- a CDS encoding AMP-binding protein, which produces MWIDFSNKKIIFPKNDSIWSNSIKSFLNDWNDNNSVIEIKTSGTTGNCKKIFLKKKYIIQRAIESVKYLKLNKKNIIGLLCLSPNFIASKMFLIRSMIFKWKILCIPPSYNPLKNIKIYNFDIASMIPMQVFFSIKYLKKIKNILIGGYSISNYLINKLKNISSTNFYATYGMTETYGHIALCKINNNIDNYYFRLLKNINIKIDKRNCLIVNFPKMNNIFIKTNDIVHLKNNNTFKWIGRYDNIINTGGIKVIPEQLENIISNFIPYNKRFFISSIPDKIIGEKIILIIEGSFFKIKIPERLFKGEKKYLKPKIIFFIKNFEENFLGKIRKKNITKKIMKKYKY
- a CDS encoding enolase C-terminal domain-like protein; protein product: MYNSQKFFKKNIIWIIFIIDKYKRIGVGEYNSIILNNKKFIINSYKIKHEINNLLKLNNRNITYNFYINNISNPSILFALEQAFLFLKKGKFPILYKSEFTKGIKGLPINDLLWLNIWKENKKKILYNKIKKKIFYGFKSIKIKISKNDIDYQSFIIKKIGYKYPKLQIRLDANGCFNNINEYLFFINKIKIIKSIYYLEQPILPGKWKNMAEICKISPIPIALDEEIIGINNLKKKRKILDFIKPKFLIIRPSANGGFYESEEWISEACKRGIKWGVSSSLESNIGINIISQWTFIMNNKYKKYNSYFHGLNTKNIYKNNISITNISINSKNGFLWYKKNNK
- the menB gene encoding 1,4-dihydroxy-2-naphthoyl-CoA synthase; translated protein: MNQLIDWITIKNYKDILFFICNGIAKIEINRPRYCNAFRVKTVEEMINAIEICGNRTDIDVLIITGNGNKYFCSGGDQRTRGPGGYLGEDGQPRLNILNFYKKIRELPKPVIAMVNGFSVGGGHVLHVVCDLTIASNNAIFSQVGPKVGSFDGGFGSSYLARNVGQKKAREIWFLCKKYNAKEALDMGLINKIVDINELENETIKWCKIIQKRSPMCLRLIKRCLNAELDGQHGLMQLAGDATLMFYLMEESQEGKKAFLEKRDPNFKKFKKFL
- a CDS encoding metal-dependent hydrolase, yielding MKLTFLYHSTYLLEINKYKLIIDPFFYDKKLLYNNIISKYINNKINYILLTHAHYDHVDDVNFFYKKNPDILLISNYEISSFFEKKGIKTYGINYGSFIEFPFGLLKYVIAIHSSSFLNGTYGGNPGGFLLHTKEKNIYLSGDTSVTYDMKLIPKYGKIDLSVLSIGGTYTMGVEDAIIASELLKCDNILGVHYNTFENIKIDKKKSIEMFYNNGKRLILLNTGESINI